The genome window GGCCAGCTCGGCGAGCCGCGCCAGCACCTGCGCGGAGCCGGTGGCCGGCTCGTCGAGCACGTTCACGTGCATCAGCAGGTCGTTGCCGCCCGCGCTCAGCACCAACACCGCCGCATCGTCCGGCACGTCGCCCATCTGCCGCGGCACGTCGCCGGTGGTGGCGCCGTCGACCGCCGCCAGCACGCATCGCCAGCCGTCCGGCAGCACCGCCTGCACCTGTGCGGCCACCTGCGGCCCGCCGCTGGTGTACGCCCCGTTGTCCAGGATCGAATCGCCCCAGCAGCACCACGCTCCGCCCTCCCCCCGCCATCCGCTCGACTCCAGGATCCGGGTCCGCACGCCGCACTCGCGCCCGCCCCTCGAGGCGGGCGCGGGTCGAATCATCCCTTCACCCTGTTGACGATCTCCGACGCCTTGCGTCCCACACCCTCCATCGCGGCCGCGGTGGCGCCGTGGATCGCCTCGCCGACCGCCTCGGCCTTGCCCAGCAGCGTGCCGGGGCCGGCGTCCAGGCGCTTCAGGCGGCTCTCGGCCCACTCGTAGTGCTTTTCCTCGTCGCGGGCGGCGCGGCGCAGCACCTCGGCGATGGCGTCGGGATGCGGGCGCTCGGCGGCGGCCGCGTACTTCGCCACGCTCTCGCCCTCGTTGGCCTTGAAGGCCAGGATCAGCGCGCGGTCGCTCCCCGCCAGCTTGCCCAGCGACTGCACGGCCAGCTTGAACGGGCTGCTGGACGCGTGCGGCCCCTCCGCCGGGGTGCCGCCGGCGGCACGGACGAGCTCGGTCAGCTCCCGCACGTGGCGCTCGTGGTCGCGCCGGAAGCCTTCCAGCGTTTCGCGGTAGGTGACGCTCTCCACGCTCTCGATGGCGATGGTGTAGGCGCCGATGGCGTCGTGGTCCAGCCGCAGCAGGTCGTTCAGCTCGGCGATCAGCTTCGCGCCGCTCACGGGTTCATCGGCCATGTCACTCTCTCCACGTTCGGGTTCACAGGGAGAGCGGCGGGAAGGCGAAACCCGTGCCGAACCGGAAGCAGCGTCCGGATTGATATGGTGGGGGAGGATTGGTGTTATGGCCTTTGTTTTCGTCTGCGAGCCAGCTGTTCGCGCACTCCTTTCAGCCCGAAGCTCCGGTATGCCGCAAATTCCTCGTGGTCCGCAGGCGGAGTGCGGTGTGGCTCCTCGTCCAGCCCATCGAGCAGCGTGCAGTCGAATGCCCGGTCGATCTCCGCCATTTCCGCTTGATACTCAGGATCCGACGCAGCTTCGCGATATGCATCGCGGAGTTGCTCGTTGCGTGAGGGGTCCATTCGACCTCGGTGGGACGCGGGTGCTGGCTAGGAGCGAAGCCACAACGCCGCGCGAAGGGCGGCTTGAGGCTCCGCTTCGGGATTATAGGTGGCCACCCCCTCGGCTTGGGCAACCTCTAGCAGAGGGCGGTCGCAGGAGATGAGCACCAACGGCAGCGGTTTACAGAGCAGCGCCGCCTTCCGGGCACTGGCGAGATGGAGAATATCCATCGCCCCGGTGGCGCGATCATGGTGCTTCTCCACGAGCGCGAGCGAATCCGCCACTACTGGAGCGTCCACGCGAAAGAAGTCGAACGCGCGCGGGAAATCCTTGTGGAACTCAGGCACAGCCGTTCGGTATCGCGAGGCGGTGATCAGGCCCGAGCGACGCTT of Longimicrobium sp. contains these proteins:
- a CDS encoding type II toxin-antitoxin system VapC family toxin, which gives rise to MKSAMALRNVRGFVSEFVALELLSALGKKRRSGLITASRYRTAVPEFHKDFPRAFDFFRVDAPVVADSLALVEKHHDRATGAMDILHLASARKAALLCKPLPLVLISCDRPLLEVAQAEGVATYNPEAEPQAALRAALWLRS
- a CDS encoding SGNH/GDSL hydrolase family protein; translation: MRTRILESSGWRGEGGAWCCWGDSILDNGAYTSGGPQVAAQVQAVLPDGWRCVLAAVDGATTGDVPRQMGDVPDDAAVLVLSAGGNDLLMHVNVLDEPATGSAQVLARLAELADGFEVDYRAMLRHVMAAGLPLVLCTVYNGGFPDARMARLAATAMAVFDDRILRVALEHGLPVIELRAVCNRPEDYANPIEPSSIGGEKIARAIARVVAEHDFTVRWTVIYT
- a CDS encoding DUF2383 domain-containing protein, whose translation is MADEPVSGAKLIAELNDLLRLDHDAIGAYTIAIESVESVTYRETLEGFRRDHERHVRELTELVRAAGGTPAEGPHASSSPFKLAVQSLGKLAGSDRALILAFKANEGESVAKYAAAAERPHPDAIAEVLRRAARDEEKHYEWAESRLKRLDAGPGTLLGKAEAVGEAIHGATAAAMEGVGRKASEIVNRVKG